A DNA window from Thiovulum sp. ES contains the following coding sequences:
- a CDS encoding hypothetical protein (IMG reference gene:2508611253_SP): DVGMSAQKFNKLLISAGILEVKTRKSSKYKTEKDVNGKEVKIPILKEFKSLTEKGLKFGKNVISPKNQLETQPYYFESKFPELLKLLGL, translated from the coding sequence GATGTTGGAATGTCGGCACAAAAATTCAACAAACTCTTAATTTCTGCGGGAATTTTGGAAGTCAAAACTCGGAAAAGTTCAAAATACAAAACTGAAAAAGATGTCAATGGAAAAGAGGTGAAAATCCCAATTCTGAAAGAGTTTAAATCTTTGACGGAAAAAGGTTTGAAATTTGGAAAAAATGTGATTTCACCAAAAAACCAACTTGAAACTCAACCGTACTATTTTGAAAGCAAATTTCCTG